Genomic segment of Drosophila ananassae strain 14024-0371.13 chromosome 2L, ASM1763931v2, whole genome shotgun sequence:
TGGGGGAAGGCAGGCGAGGCGCAGCCGCAGCTCAAGTCATTTTATtgccctcacacacacacaacacacacacccgTACACCCGTACTGTGAACGAGCAAAGcatacaaaaaaacagaagccaccaccaccagcaccatcactaccaccaccaccagcaccactgGAACCACCGCtggcaacagaaacagcagcagGCTGCGCACGAGGCAAAACGAGTATCTCGCTCGCACTCCCACCAGGGTACCCCGCCGGCAGAGGCTATATAAACCCGATCCGAGGGCCAGCCGACTCATTCAAAGCTTCGACTTCGTTGCGAGCACATAGAGTCTCCTCCGCTGCACCGCCTCGATCGACTGGAACGTTTCTTCCGTGGATTACGCGAATCTCAACTTCAACTACCCAACAAGACTCAAGCAAAGACATGGTTCTCGAAATGGAAATGTCTAAGACCTATCAGTACCGCAAGGTGATGAAGCCCATGCTGGAGCGGAAGCGTCGGGCCCGTATCAACAAGTGCCTGGACGAGCTGAAGGACATCATGGTGGAGTGCCTGACCCAGGAGGGCGAGCATATCACACGCCTGGAGAAAGCCGACATTCTGGAGCTGACCGTGGAGCACATGAAGAAGCTGCGTGCCCAGAAGCAGCTCCGTCTCTCCAGTGTTTCCAACTCCACCCAGGTATCGGATCCCAAGCTCAGCATTGCCGAGAGCTTCCGCGCCGGCTACGTCCATGCCGCCAATGAGGTCTCCAAAACCCTGGCTGCTGTTCCCGGTGTCAGTGTGGATCTGGGCACCCAGCTCATGAGTCATCTGGGACATCGCCTCAACTACCTGCAAGTGGTGGTACCATCTCTGCCCATCGGCGTCGGAGTGGGAGTGCCCATGCAGGCGCCCGAGGAGGCCATGGTGACACCACCGCCCTCCGAGTGCGGCAGTCTGGAGAGCGGCACCTGCAGCCCGGCCCCCAGCGAGGCCAGCTCCACCTCCGGTCCCATGTGGCGTCCCTGGTGAGTCGGCTTGCCTGGACATGGATCACCTTCGAGCGGAAGGTTTCTACAAATCGCCACCCGGCAGAAGCAGAGCTGGATCTGAAACCGCACTGCCTCCTGCACCCTGGAGCCGGAGCCGAGCTGCCGCCCAACCACGGACTTCGACGCCACTCTCTAGCAGAGCCTCAAATCTTGGCTATAGAGACGAGGCGTCACATCATGAATGAAATTATAAATGAAATCCCAAACGGATATCAAAATAAAGTCAATGAAACataaattgtttgtttaattCCATGTCGAGTAGGAAGAACTGATTCTACTATTTTATAATCTTTGTTAGGAAGCTGCGGTTCTAACCGCAAACGGATAGAGAATGGAAAAAGTCCCACAACCGAGTTAAACTCCGTGGCGATAGCAATTGTAGAGCCCCCAGCCGGAAGTCTGAATATTTTCCCACACTCGGACTATCGTCTGGGCCCAAGCTTGGCCTCATTATGGCCGGGTAATCAGGGGATTCCGGGGGGAGGCAGACACCGACACAAAAGGGGTTTCTGCGGGAAGTTTTGCGCCGGCGCTGTcgcaattaaataataaaaataaagcaaaaagtCAGTTCTAGGAAACGTCATTTATTATGAGGCCCGCCACATCTGAGTGTGAGAACCGCGGCTCCGCTGTCAATGGTTCAGCATTGTGCCAGGCCATTGTGTTGTGCGCctgatattttatttttatacttgtagatatgtatatacatagtttatttttaagactttGACAGCCTTAACTGCGCTTGACCGCTCGGCACATGCGCCGGGGATCGTCGCGGCGGACGGTCGACCCGGTCAGTCAGACATTGCAAATTAAGCTTGCGACCGCGACCGTCTCGGCACTTAAGACTCCAGTGTCTCtcggtatctgtatctgtctgagtatctgtatcttggGGTTCGATTACGGAACTTTGGTTTCAACGCTTTTGTCTGGTGGACAACCTATGATGATGACTACTTACCGGGCCGCATCTCGAGACTCGAGACTGAGTCTGGGACCGTTCAAGCCGTCGGTGATTGCTGTTAATCTTCACAAAATGTGATTAGTCACGTAACTTTGGCATGAAGACGGTCAAGTCTCTAGATCTGTTGGCtctttggggttttttttaGCGCTTTTGGTTAACAACAAAACGGCTATTTATAGGGCTCAACGGTAGTCCACTGAAATGGGTGATCTATTTCATGATGAAACAGTTGAAAACCGATCACTTCAAGATCATTTGACAGCGCTAATTGGGTTAGTCTTTGAAGCAAATGAAAGTAGAAAACCTAGTTATATGAAGTCTAAGTATAAATTTATTCTATTTCAgtaataaataattgaaaaattacaTCCACAAACACTTCTTTTTACTCCTTTTTTACAAAACCCCATGACACTAGGTACAGTAGAGCCCACACGATATCCATCACGTGACCTCGGAGCAGCGGAATCCCCTGTGGGATCGGCCACCTACTTCAGTCATAATACGCGGACACCACACGCCGCTAAACTTTAATGCAGCCATACTAAAGTAAGCACAAGACCACCACTTAATAAAGGAGAGGCTGCGGTAAACCGGCCCGGCAATGGGCTGGCGgatgggattgggattgggattgggataGTGATGGGTCTGGAGTTGGGGCTGAAGTCGGGGCTGAAGCCGACGCCGCCACTCAATTTTCGCCACAAAAGGTACAACAACTCCGACTCGCTGGCGCAGCAGCTCACAAATACATTGCCCATCTTGTCCAGTGGCAGAAAGAGCGTGTGCCAATGTAGTGTAACAACATCCCATATTAAAGATATTACAGAGTCAATAGCACACCATATAAGTGTGGTTGGGTGCCTCTTCATCTGTGAAGGCCCAAAGCCTCCAATCCCCCACTGCCGCCATCTCGCTTGCTCTCGCTTTTTGGTCATAACTCCACTAAATTGAGTTCGTTCGGGACGCAAGCGCATgcggctcctcctcctcctcctcaacATACTCCTCGCGAGTCAAAATCCAGCCCGAGCCCAACCTCAAACCCCTTTTGTCCAGATCACACGGCGCGCTCTTAACGATCGTGTGTCCACAGTCATTACAATGTTGGCCAATGCACAAGAGTCATCTATGGTGGTGAGTGAGGCTGAGACTTGGGCTGAGACACACTTACCGCACGCTGCTTTTCTCTTTCATGTCGGACGCTATAggagcactgagagaaaagatTGTCAAGAaggttaaaatatttttattctaaGCTTTGATGTGCCAGTGAAttatgtttaatatttttaagtttctaacaaatatgtatattttcttatataatatttttgatattttaaaCTACACTTGTTTCTCCAAGTGTGGCTAGCTCGAGTCGGTCGTGATCTTGCCAGTAAGTGGTCTTGTATCTTGAATTCGTAAAAATACCCACACAGGCACACGGATATACCCTCcgccacacactcacacacacacataaaaaAGGGCAGGTGTGTCGATCGTGTGAGAACCACGTTCCAAACCATTTTCTCACGATCTTCGCTTCtgatatttcttttctttttttttttctggcccCTTGCCTCGGTCCCTAcccctgccactgcctctgccCCCCACCCTTCGAAGTAGACCCTTTTTTGGGCCTCAGTCTTGGAGTGATTCGTATGCAGTTTGTGTATTGTAGTTTTTAATGACTTGGGCTTGCGTTCGAGCTCGATCGCTGGATATTGCTGCATCGGGGTTTCGGTTACGTTCGTTCATCATTCATCGGGTTTGCCTATAAGATTAAGTATCTTTTGTGCTGCCTTGCATTTCCTTTTGGCATTTTGGGTGCGATTCCTCGCCATATACGTCCTTGTACTTCTTATTGTCCATTGTAACTGGGTATTGTCTGTCCGCCAAGTATCATCTAGACAGTTACGTGGCCCGATCGGATCATCTAGGCAAGGATAACCCTTGAAAATGAGTTGAGATTTATCAGGGTTCTTAACTATATGGATAAATAATCATCTTGAAACAGGAAGTGATGAGATTTATGGGGGAGATCCTTAAAACTTCTTCATAAAATTAAGGTTTTTGGCCTAAATCTACATATAATCAAGAAACATAATCATAATTGAGTTCCTTTGAATTCATTACATTCCAACTGAAACCCCAGAGGCCCAAGGTAACCCCGATACCAATCTCGTTGACTATTTCCTCGTTATTACCGACGTCGATCTTCGAGACAGAGGCGTCTGGGGATCGACTACTGGTCTTGCCGCACAGATAAGCAAATGGCGCTGGATGAGCCGAAAAAAAACGACTCTGGGCCGAAACAGAACGCttaaaaaaattcagaaaaaaaaCGATATCCTGTCCGGGGCTCCAGCTTCGAGTTGCCCTAGGGCAAGGCACTCATTTACCTGATCCCAAGCAATTATGTGAGCCGGGGCTTACCTTGACCATTGTACACACGGTTTTCTAGCCATCGAGTGGTCGGGGGAACAgaatcacaaaaaaataaataaagaaaaaatataaaaagaaaggaaaatgaaacaaaacgAGGATGGATGCGGGATGAATGATTGTTCGATCcctttttattttgggctccTCCCCGGTTTCCTAAATCTTTTCTTGCAAGTCCGAGCGACATTGTCGTAACTCGATTAGAGACGCTGGGATAAGTCTCTAATTTTATGTGTTGCCTTGGCTTATTGTCCGCACACGTGTTCAAGGGTCCCTCGGCCCATCGGTAGCCTCGACTTTGGCCAGGTCTATTCTTCTCCCATTTCTACCTAATTCCTTCTGGCTTCGGCCTTGGCATTGTTTTCGATTTCCTTTGTTTCTGGTGGTGGGGCGATCGATGAGTTACATCGACTTTGGTTCTGAAAATTAGTTGGGATGGTTACTTTCCAGCATTTCCGGTGGTGGCGACCGCAAagttaatattaatttttctaaCTTTGGGAGTGCCTCATTAGGTCGAAAGATTGTTTCCAAGTGAGTCACCCACTGGAATGGCGAACAAATAGcggaagaaaagaaaaagtcGTGATCTTTCAATTGTAtctatataatttattatttatttagttatcACATGAACTGCGTGTGCGTCCTCGTCTAAAGCTTTCGGGTGTATGGGGTTTGTGTGCTTAAAACTAGATTGTTAGTCCAATGGGGAATTCCACAGACTTGGAAGACTTCTACTTTCTATCGCTGCATCGCTGGAATCTACCAGGGGCGCCACACGTTCTCCTCATCCTCGCTGTCGTCCTCCATTTTGGTCACATCGATGGTGGTCAGCAGGGAGGTGCTGGCCGAGCTGGCGTTGGAGTTGGGACTGCCGGCGAAGCTCGAGACTGGCGAAATGGGAACGGAGTAGGCGTCCCGGCTGGCGATCTGCACGGATAGGGGGGCAGTGACGGGCAGGACCTCTTTGACGGCCGGCTGGATCTGGTTAAGGCGCTGGCCAAGGTGTGTCATCAGCTGGGTGCCCAGGCTGACGTTCATGCCGGGCAGTTGGGACAGTGAACGGGAGACCTCGTTGACGGCATGGATGTATCCGGATCGGAATCCCTCAGCCGGGGTCAGACTCTCGTCTCCGGAAGCCCGCTTGTGCTGGCGCTGCTGCTTCATCTTCTGCAGGTGGGTGACTGTCAGCTCCAGGATGTCAGCTTTCTCCAGGCGGGTGACGTGCTCGCCCTCGGATTCCAAGGTGGCTACCATCAGGTCTTTGAGTTCATCCAGGCATTTGTTGATCCTGGCCCGGCGTTTGCGCTCCAGCATGGGCTTCATCAGTTTGCGGTATTGGTAGGTCTTGGACATCTCGGACATTTGCATCGACGACATATTGGATTGTGGAATTTGTGTTCTGTGCTTGTTGTATGTATGTGAGTGGCTTGAGCTCTTGCTGCTCTGACGGTCGAAGACGTTGTGTGTTGGGCCCATGATCCCGGCCAGCCTTTTATAGCAGGCCCGAAAACCAACCCCCAAAATGTATGCGCTTGTGTGCTGGCATTTGGTGAGGAAAAGGGACAGGGACACGCTCCGTGTGCTGGCATGAGGGTTGGTCGGTCGGCGACCCTTCCGCTTCTTGAGACCGCTTCTTATTGTTCGCTCGATTTCTTATTGTTGCCCTGCACCCTTATCAAGGGCCAAGGGAGCAGGATCGCTGCCAGGATCGTGGGAAACGCATTCTGCCTCGGTTTCTCACATCGCTTCGCTCACCTGCCCCGCAAAAGCATCGAAGCATGAGCCTGAGCCTGGCCCTGGCCCTGGTCCTGGGCACGACATCGGCTATGGGAATTTGCAGAAGAAACAGCTGCCGTTTCTAGATTTGTGTGTTATGATTTGACTATGTCCGGAGCCAGGGTAGAGACGGGGCTGGGGGGAGAACCAGGATAATGAACCGCTTGCTTTATGCCAGCTCATAGGGATACCCGTCGAGTTCCCACGGTTGCAAGGATCTTCGGGCGGGGGATGGGGCGTTACGATTCCTCGACGACTTCCTGTTTACCGTTGGCATTCCACATTGGATCGGGTTCGAGTTTAAAGGCATCCTGGCACTTGTTGGTCGGCTATTATGATCCTGTGGGAACATTGCTCGTGTGCGCCGAGTGCGCTTAATGTCAGCTTGACTTTCCCTCGTCCTTGTTCCTCGTTATTCACCTTTTCGGCTGACCCGCAGGATCTCTCCCCTCCTTGTCGAGCTGCCATGTAAAAGGGGCCAGCGATCCTGCTCTTGGAGCGCTGCGCTCCTCGCGTGTGGCTTGCGGAGGACACACTTTCGGGTGTAAGTTGTTCGCGTTCCAGGACTTTTGTAATCGATTGATGGACCGTGCATGCCAGGAGTCTGTTATCTGGATGTCCTTGCCATTAAAAGGTGTAAAGGCTTAAACGGACCTGATAGAAGGGTTGcgttaattaaataaaaggtTTCAAATAATTTAGAAGCTTAGATACTTAGTTGAAGTGGGTGGTGGCTTGTCCTTTGCTTGATGGGGAATCTACCAAAAATGAGGCTGTTGGGTGGATGGAAGATACTATCCTAGTAGAGTTAATGAGTTAGGAAGACACCTTGGTTAATGACTCCTTTTTGGAAAcagaattgctgacaattggCAACATATTGGAAAAAGGACAACATTAGGCACCTTAGAGTGTCGGCAATGGGTGAGGTATTGGAATCATCTACCGATGATAACCAGGGAAAAGATTCTTTCCTCCGCGGACAGAAGAAAGTGGTAAGTTTCGTTTTGCACCTGTGTATTGGCAGTGGTAGCACCTTCCTCCCATGGTTTCTTCGCACAAGACAGTTTCAGCACTGGCACATTTCATTTTATGAAACTTGCAAGTTAAGAGACAGCCAGACGATGTTCCAAACAAACGGGAAGAAGTCGAAAGTAGTTTCAGGTATTATTTCGCCTAGAAACCGACTATAGCCTTACTTTCTTCTTTAATAtgctttaatttattttatccaaATGTGAAAAGTATTCCATAAATTTCAATACAACGATCTAAATGCAAGAGAGTTTTTGGATATCAAGTTGAGTAACGATAAtgatgaattttttatttatatgatCGGTAAAAACTTGTTTCCCTTTCATTTAAAAGTAAGAATATGTTCGTTTTGCAgtctttgttttattaaatggTTCTTGacttattctagatactttatagaaaaaaatacaaatattaaagcacataaatatatattatcttAAAAATAGCAAGTGGAAGCTCAATGGGAAAGCTAGTGGttgtgtaaataaaataaattatgattGTTAAATCCGTGAATCTTAGAATCTAAGGGAGATCAATTACAAAATACGAACTTAAGAACTATCACAGGAACATCACATCATATCAAATCTACTAATAGCTAAATACGATTCTGAGGCAAATGTTGACACTAGACCTTGGAAAACATGGATTATTCTGAGTGATTATCATCTAGACTTTAGATTCTAAAACCAGAGTAGTAAAGCTCTCAATGTTGAGTGGTTGGGTTTTGGTTCTTCAGTTCCTCGTCCTTCACCAGGGACGCCAGACGTCCTCGCCCTGGGGGTTCTCCTCCTGTTCCTGCGGCGAACCGGAGCGTTTCTGAGGTACATGTTCATCCGACTTGCGCTCGGAGAGATTGACGGGCTCGTCATTTGGCTCGGAGCAGTCCATTTCCTGTTTCATGTCCTTCAACTGGTGTCCCAGCTGCTTCATCAGGTGGGTGCCGAATTTGAGATCCAAGCCGGGCACAGTCGAGAATATGTGCGAGACTTCGTATGCAGCCTGGGTGTATCCGGCCCGGAACTTATCAAAGTTCACTTGGGAGGATCCCGGAGACTGGGGATTGGCCAggcgctgttgctgctgcgactTCAAATAGTTGACTGTCAGCTCCAGAATGTCGGCCTTCTCCAGCTTGCTGACCTGCTCGCCCTGGGCGTCCATAGTGTCCACAATTAGGTCCTTCAGCTCGTCCAGATAGAGATTCATCCGGGCCCGCCTCTTCCGCTCCAGCAGCGGCTTGGTCACCTTGCGATAGTGCTGGGTCTTAGTCATAAATCTCTGACCCTCCACGGCCATTGTGTTTGTTGGTTTTAACGAGTTGTTTGTAAATATAGGTTGCGATCTACTGATGATGTTGCGATCTTGTCGCTGGcgctgttgctggtgctggtgctgttgctcTTTACTGCACGGTAGTCACTTGAGAAATGATCTTGCCGCAAGGTAAGCTGATCCTTTTTGTAGCTGGAGCTCGTACACTTGCAAAATCCTCCCCTAACTGTTGCTACCACGCACTGCGATCACCACGAAGCATCAATCGGGTCACAGTCGGTGCGGCTGGTGGCTCTCTGTTTGTGGCAAGATTCACTCGGCGCTGTTGCACGTGTGCAGCTTAAAAGAAATTGGATCGGGCGGAAGCCGCTGCCGCTCTCTCTTTGCACTGAAAATAATTTACTGCTTCAAAGTCATAAAAATGATATGAAATATTATGTATGCTACAAAtgtctttttaatatcttaatattttaatacaaaattattgaataaaatttacaatatttaaaatattatgaaaaaatttaagatcAAAGGCATGGAATAGTTTAGAGTCTGGAGGTATTTAATTTGTGGGATTTCTTAGTTCTTCACTTTTCATTTAagactttaaaaataaacccaaattataataaaaactgAAATTTACCATAAAATATTCTCTGTGTAGACAATAGGCCCTGTAACACGTTCTTGGGAGACACTTCAGGGCAATTCGCTTGCTCTCTGCGACATGTCTCTCCCTCGTGCTGTTCCCGTGCGCCGGCGCAGCGATCGGCCAGGGCCTAATAGGGGAAGAAGAGCccaaggagaaggaggaggaggtggagttGGAGTAGGAAAAGGGAGCCGGAGAAAGACGAGAGCCAGAGCGATCCACCACCGCCACGCACAAGCATTAGCACACACGACATGGCAACTGGGAAACAACGGAGACATGACCTCGACCTGCCTTGCATCTCTGCCTCCTCGCATGCCACCGCTCCGAGCTCGCTCTCCGCTCGAGACAGCCCAAACGTGCCCCATGCGTGCCTTCCTCACTTAAGCCAAAGAGCCAATCTCGTGGAGACGATGGCATTGTTGCACTTGGGTGCGGGCCTGTCCCTGTATGCGTGCTAGTGCATTGAAAGAAAAACTTGTAACTTTAATTATGCTATAATATATTCTTCAAATTTAATATAGTAATATTGTTAGGGATAAAtaagaatatttatttaattacatAATATTTACTAAAATGTGTTTTAATATTCTTACTATTATGACTGACTTTTGGTATTTATGCAGAACTGAGAGCTAATAGAAACTAATcataattgaaatattaaactatTCTTTCCAGTGCATGGCTCTTTCCTTTTGGCACACAGTCACACAGACCCTATTTCCTTTATGAAGCGACATTGCGTTACACTTACGCCAGCAACCACCGCAACGGCAGCAACAAGAGAAACCACCACCGTCCGCAGAGCACCACCCAGGCAAGTGTGGCAAGCGAGCAGCTAGCAACTAACAGCCGGTGCACGGATGGGTCGGTGCATCGTGAGAAAGTTTACTCGAGGCATTCCCACAAGTATTGGGATTGTGCCGCAAACTCCTGCTCCCGGTTTCCCTGTTTCTGTTTTCCGACCTCGGTCAGCTGTGACACTTGTTTGGCGCATTTTGCGAGATTTGTTTTCTGGATTGGGATTGCGATTGGGATTGGGACTGGGCCACTGCCATTGCCATTGATGAAATCCACTTGCCCGAGGGTGAGTGAGTCGGGTTCGAGACCCGGACCGAAGGTCGTCGCAATCACATCCATGAAATCGAGAAGTTAAAAGGAGAGGAACGCAAAACATTGACATCTGATGGCACTGATTTCATTGTCAGTTTTCGACGTGGGGGAGGGATTCTGAGATCATCCAGGAAGACCATTTCGATGATAAAGGATAGCTGTATGCAAAAAATTAGGGGTCATTCTATAATACTATATTTTTAACCCCACTAGAAATGCAAACCACCATAATGTATTGTAACACTTTTATTGAAAGTATATTATTTTGATCGATATTGTTGTACATTGATAAATTGAAGACATTAACATTTCATAAATATCTTTAAGTTTTCGTAATATACAATGATACATATTTGTTTAATACACATATAGcaacacacacatatacattTAGAGTTTCAATTCAAATTAACTTGGTTAGTTTCGCTCATCTagttagttttaaaaaaaacatgtgGTTAATTAATAACGCCATTAATAACGTCAAGTACAAATATGTGCTAAAATTTTGTGCTAGAAAATAGGTTTAACGGGTAAACTTGTTGCGTTTGACAATTtggtaatatttaaatttcgttTCAATTCTTTTTGCCTACTTGGAGCTATAAGG
This window contains:
- the LOC6501003 gene encoding enhancer of split mbeta protein, whose protein sequence is MVLEMEMSKTYQYRKVMKPMLERKRRARINKCLDELKDIMVECLTQEGEHITRLEKADILELTVEHMKKLRAQKQLRLSSVSNSTQVSDPKLSIAESFRAGYVHAANEVSKTLAAVPGVSVDLGTQLMSHLGHRLNYLQVVVPSLPIGVGVGVPMQAPEEAMVTPPPSECGSLESGTCSPAPSEASSTSGPMWRPW
- the LOC6499590 gene encoding enhancer of split mgamma protein; the encoded protein is MGPTHNVFDRQSSKSSSHSHTYNKHRTQIPQSNMSSMQMSEMSKTYQYRKLMKPMLERKRRARINKCLDELKDLMVATLESEGEHVTRLEKADILELTVTHLQKMKQQRQHKRASGDESLTPAEGFRSGYIHAVNEVSRSLSQLPGMNVSLGTQLMTHLGQRLNQIQPAVKEVLPVTAPLSVQIASRDAYSVPISPVSSFAGSPNSNASSASTSLLTTIDVTKMEDDSEDEENVWRPW
- the LOC6499589 gene encoding enhancer of split mdelta protein; its protein translation is MAVEGQRFMTKTQHYRKVTKPLLERKRRARMNLYLDELKDLIVDTMDAQGEQVSKLEKADILELTVNYLKSQQQQRLANPQSPGSSQVNFDKFRAGYTQAAYEVSHIFSTVPGLDLKFGTHLMKQLGHQLKDMKQEMDCSEPNDEPVNLSERKSDEHVPQKRSGSPQEQEENPQGEDVWRPW
- the LOC26514607 gene encoding LOW QUALITY PROTEIN: uncharacterized protein LOC26514607 (The sequence of the model RefSeq protein was modified relative to this genomic sequence to represent the inferred CDS: inserted 3 bases in 2 codons; deleted 2 bases in 1 codon; substituted 1 base at 1 genomic stop codon) translates to PALHLCLLACHRSELALRSRQPKRAPCVPSSLKPKSQSRGDDGIVALGLHGSFLLAHSHTDPISFMKRHCVTLTXQQPPQRQQQEKPPPSAEHHPGKCGKRAASNXQPVHGWVXCIVRKFTRGIPTSIGIVPNSCSRFPCFCFPTSVSCDTCLAHFARFVFWIGIAIGIGTGPLPLPLMKSTCPRVSESGSRPGPKVVAITSMKSRS